One window of the Pyrus communis chromosome 17, drPyrComm1.1, whole genome shotgun sequence genome contains the following:
- the LOC137723284 gene encoding protein FIP2-like, with the protein MSSLAEPKSRKFPTPCWTHDESHALVALYKDRWLALGRSNLKSADWDSVASSVNDRCPLVSPPKTAIQCRHKMEKLRRRFRTEKERVSIHPGTAPFFSAWDLFQPMIDLECDSPLVFGSNPDPEIRTGVQYGGGFRVRNYESYRYLADSDQNLSDPDETTPKGAGFGGGFRVKDPVRGPNSGVSAGYDRYGSRGSDGGSGFPVKSLGDRNLGPSDFRIKGYGKSNEKFNPKLISKRSGSNGVGSGCGFNQKFGGGLHSNGVGLEDLGGSSSGKGADDPIEAMASSIEFLGEVFVKMEKRKVEMAGEMAKMRMKMEMKQNQLIMESQKQMVDACVKALWETKKKKKKMKDEP; encoded by the coding sequence aTGTCCTCACTCGCCGAACCCAAATCCCGCAAGTTCCCAACGCCCTGTTGGACCCACGACGAATCCCACGCCCTTGTCGCCCTCTACAAGGACCGATGGTTAGCTCTCGGCCGATCCAATCTCAAATCCGCCGACTGGGACTCCGTTGCGTCCTCCGTCAATGACCGATGCCCGCTCGTCTCCCCGCCCAAGACCGCCATACAGTGCCGTCACAAGATGGAGAAGCTCCGGAGGCGCTTTCGGACTGAGAAAGAACGCGTTTCCATACACCCGGGGACGGCTCCCTTTTTCTCTGCCTGGGATCTGTTTCAGCCCATGATCGACTTGGAATGCGACTCTCCTTTGGTTTTCGGGTCCAACCCAGATCCAGAAATCCGCACTGGTGTCCAATATGGAGGGGGGTTTCGGGTCAGAAATTATGAAAGTTACAGGTACTTAGCTGATTCTGATCAAAATTTGAGTGACCCAGATGAGACAACACCAAAAGGTGCCGGATTCGGAGGTGGGTTTCGGGTCAAAGATCCTGTTCGAGGTCCGAATTCAGGAGTTTCAGCTGGTTATGATCGATATGGTAGTCGAGGAAGTGATGGTGGTAGCGGGTTTCCTGTAAAATCATTGGGGGATAGGAATTTGGGGCCTTCAGATTTTAGGATCAAGGGTTATGGTAAAAGTAACGAGAAGTTTAATCCCAAGCTTATCTCGAAGCGCAGTGGCAGCAATGGAGTTGGTTCAGGGTGTGGGTTTAATCAGAAATTTGGAGGGGGTTTGCATTCTAATGGTGTTGGTTTAGAAGATTTGGGTGGGAGTTCATCCGGGAAAGGGGCGGACGATCCGATTGAAGCGATGGCGTCTTCCATAGAGTTTCTGGGAGAAGTGTTTGTGAAGATGGAGAAGAGGAAGGTGGAGATGGCGGGGGAGATGGCGAAGATGAGAATGAAGATGGAGATGAAGCAAAATCAGCTGATAATGGAGTCACAGAAGCAGATGGTGGATGCTTGTGTGAAGGCATTGTGGGaaaccaagaagaagaagaagaagatgaaggacGAACCGTAG